The Melospiza melodia melodia isolate bMelMel2 unplaced genomic scaffold, bMelMel2.pri scaffold_246, whole genome shotgun sequence sequence GGCCTAACCCCCGTTCACCCCCGCTCGCGTGGGCGTGGCTCCGCCGCAAAGTGGGCGTGCCCGCCCCGAGGTGGGCGTGTCCCCCTCCCGTCTCCCTTGGCGACGGCACcaaagagagagagggggggggggggaggggacaccccaaaaataaccCGCGCGCTCTGCGTGCGTGCGTGCCGCGTCACCGCCGCCCGCGACGTCACTGCGCGCGGCTTACGCACGGCCCCGCCCCCCCGGTGCTGCTCCGCTTCATCCTCCCCCCCtcgccctcctcatcctccccgtCCCCTGCTCATCCCCACGCCCCCGGTACCGGCGGCGCTCACCTgcgcggccccggcggcggccgcgggctcCCGAAGGAGTCGAGCGGCGACAGGTACTGGGACTCGGCCGAGGGCGACGAGCTGCACCGGGAGCCCGAGTCGTAATCCCCGGGGAACCCCTGGAACATGGCCCCGGGGCCGCGGGGGCCGCCGCGCCGCCACAAAGCTGCGGGGTCACGCCGTTAGCGCCGGCGGCATCACGGGGCGGCTCGGGTCGGTGCGCCGGTCAGGCTCCGGTGAGTGTCCGGCGTGCCCCGGTTGAGCGGCTGTGAGCTCCGCTGCGTCCGTGCCGCGCTCCGGCTGTGCGCTAAAAGCTCCGGTACCGAGCGCCGGTGTGTCCGGTAATGCGATAAAAGCTCCGGTACCGTCCGCTACAAGCTCCGGTTCGCCGGTACCGAGCTCCGGTGCGTCCGGTTATCCGCTAAAAGCTCCGGTAGCGTCCGTCCCGAGCTCCGGTTGTCCGCTAAAAGCTCCGGTATCGTCCGTCCCCAGCTCCGGTTGTCCGCTAAAAGCTCCGGTTATCCGCTATAAGCTCGGTACCGTTCGCGTCCAGCTCCGGTTGTCCGCTAAAAGCTCCGGTAGCGTCCGTGCCGATCTCCGGTACCGTCCGTTCCGCTCTCCGGCGCTCCGTTCCAAACCCCCCTCACGCTCCCCGCTCCATCCGTGACCGGCTCCGCTCGCTCCGGTACCAAACCCCCCAGAGCTGTCCCGGTACAGAATGAATCCCCGTTCCCGCCACGAGCGCCGGTAAATCCGCGCCGAGCCGCGCTCGATCCCCTCGGCCGGGCGCCGGTGCCGCCGCCGGTGTCCGGTTTTATGAATGAACGGGCTCGCGGCGGCCGCGCCGCTTTATACGGCGGGGCCACGCCCCCCCGCGCTGACGTCACGGccccctccgccgccgccgcgggacccccgcgccccccccgcgccccccgggagcccccgggcccggtgccgtcGGTGCCCGGCGCCGTCTGAGGCTCCCGGAGGCGCCGCCGCCGTTAAGAggccccgggcagggccgggaACGGGGGGgatcccccggccccgccccgccggagTTCCTGTGACGCAATTAGCCAAATATGGCCTTGTCTGGAGTGTTTGTTTGGTATCCTAGCAATGACGTCACAGGGAttccctccgccgccgccgccgccgccgccgccgccgcccgcccgtaTTAATAGAAACGGGAACGGCCCGCCCGTTCTAGAACGGCACGAAGGGTCCCGGGAGGCGGCACCGGGAACCGGGAACTCCCCCGAGACCCCCGGACCTCCCGGGACCCCCAGACCAACGGGGGATCCCCGGTACCTCCCTCCGGTGAATCCCCCGGTGACCTCCCGGTGTCCCCGAGGAGCCTCCGGTAACCGCCGGTTCCACCATCGGgaccccccggtgtcccccatgAGAGCCCCGAGACCCCCGGAACCCCCAAACCAACGGGGAACGCACCGGGATCCCCGGTACCTCCCTCCGGTGCATCCCCCGGTGACCTCCCGGTGTCCCGAGGAGCCTCCGGTAACCGCCAGGACATCCCCCatgagacccccgggacccccaaaccaaCCGGGGCATCCCCGGGACCCCCCTCCGGTGCTTCCTCCCGGGACATCCCCCATGAGACCCCCGGAATCCCCCCCGGTATTACCGGGACCTCTCCCGGTAACCCctcgggacccccccccccccggtgccATCCCGGGCTGAAGCCGGTCCCGGTACCGGGGGGGTCCCGGTTCGGGAGTCCGGGGGGTCCGGGGGTTCTTCGGAGGGTCCCGGTTTAGGGGTCCCGGTTTGGAGATCCCGGTTCGGGTTCCCGAGGGTCCCGGTTCGGAGTCCGGGGGTCCCGGTTCAGGGTCCCGGTTCAGGTTCCCGAGGGTCCCGGCGGGTCCCGGTTTGGGGGTCGCTGGGATCCGGGGGTCCCGGTCCCGTTGCGGCCCCGCGCGCTGATGTCACCGGCGGCACCGGCGCTGAGTCACGGCGGCACCCCCGGTGTGGGGGGGGCGGTTCCCACGCCCTCGGGGTCACCGTTCATTcacccgccccggccccgcccccgcctccGGTGGCTCCCGGTGCTCCCGGGCCCGGCACGGACCGGGGCTCCCGTTACCGGGCTACCGGGGATCTCGGGATTTTCTGTGCCGTTCCCGGGGTACCGGGGGACCCAGTCccgtcccgggggtcccggtcgGTTCTCGGGGGTCTCGGTCCCGTTCCCGGGATCCCGGGGGTCCCGGTGGGCTCTCGGTGTTCTCAACCCCGTTCCCGGGATCCCGGGGGTTCCGCTCGGTTCCCGGGGATCCCGCTCAGCTTTCCGGGGTCTTAGCCCCGCTccgagggtcccgggggtccctgtcccGTTCCGGGGTCCCTGTCCCGTTCCCGGCGGTCCCGGGGGTCTCGCTCGGGTATCCGAGGTTTTTTCCCCGCCCCGTTTTCCCGCGGTTCCCGCGCTCCCGTCCCGGTAAACACCGCGCGGGTCTCCCCGGATCCCggtgtcccgggggtcccgggggtctctgtcccgttcccggtgtcccgggggtcccgggggtctctcTCGGCtctcgggggtcccgggggtcccggggatCCCTCTGGGGTTTTTCCCGCCCCGTTTTCCCGCGGTTCCCGCGCTCCCGTCCGGTAAACACCGCGCGGGTCTCCCCGGTTACGGCGTTCCCCGCCGGTGACGTCAACACGTCCGGCGTCCCGTGTTTACGTCGCGCGGCAACGGCCGCGGCCATGGCAACGGGGGCGGGGCCTGGGCCGGGGCGGCGACCAATCAGGACAGGGGAGGGGCGGGCCCAAAGCGAGAGGGGGCGGGGCTTGAGGCGCCGCGTTCGCGCGCTTTTGGCGGGGCGGGGGCggaaatttggggacatttggggacattttgggaaaaGTGGGGACGCCGGgggcattgggggacattggggacatttgggcggaaatgtgagggaaaatgtggggaaatttggggacgttggggggaaatttggggaaattttgggacattgggggggggggacattgtcacattgtCACCGGTTTGTCACAAGAGTTTTATTAAACTGGAAGGACAagagtgaaataaaataaaactaattaaattaaattaaattaaaattaaaaggacGCGAATGGGGCGTGGCCTCCTCCCCGTGGCCACGCCCCCCTCCTCATTGTCACCTCggggcggggacagcggggacagcggtgtCACTGCGGCTTCACTTTGGCACTTGGCAGCTTGGCCAGGACCctgcggggacatcggggacatttggggacattgggggcgttggggacactttggggacattggtgacactcACCTGGCTCGCAGGTGGCTCAGGTGGCCCCGGGCCAGGCTCAGGTATTGATCGATCTGGGCCTGgaggggacagttggggacatttggggacatttaggGACAGACACAATGGTcacacccccccccccactccccgtggtggcagtgccaccctCGGGTGTCACcgatgtcccctcaggtgtcacctGGGCGCGTGGCCGTTACCTGGTGGCGCCGGTAGAGCACGGGGAAGGTGAAGGCGCTGACGacacctgggcagggaggggacacgcgcggggacaccgggggtcaccaactgtccccaagtgcccacaatgtccccaatgtccccccaatgtcccccaagtGTCCACAATGTCCCCTCATCATCCCCTCAGCGTCCCCAacgtgtccccaatccccccaatgtccccaatgtccccccaatgtcccccaagtGTCCACAATGTCCGCTCATCATCCCCTcagcgtccccaatgtccccccagtgtccccaattcccccaatgtccccagtccctccaatgtccccaatccccccagtgtccccaatgtcccccaatgtccccagtgtccccaatgtccccccaatgtccccaatgtccccaatgtccccaatccccccaatgcccccaatgtcccccaagtgtccccaatgtcccccaagtgtccccagtgtccccaatgtccccaatgcccccaatgtcccccattgtccccagtgtccccaatccccccaatgtccccaatgtccccccagtgtccccaatgtccccaatgtccccaatgcccccaatgtcccccaagtgtccccaatgttcccagtccccccaatgtccccaatgtccccagtgtccccccagtgtccccaatgtccccaatgtcccccaagtgtcccagtgtccccaatgtccccaatccccccaatgtccccgcagtgtccccagtgtcccctctcgTACCCGCTGCCAGCAGTGTCACCCCGTTGCAGGCGGCCCCCACGTAGGTCAGCAGGTAGAACAGGAAGGCGAACTGCGGCCACCAAGGTGACGttggcactgtcactgtcactgtcaccgtcaCAGGCGGTGCCACCCACCCACCCCCCCCCGTGCCACCCGCAGCGCCCGGTgcccgctgtccccaatgtccccgctgtccccactgccccctatgtccccaatgtccctcaatgtccccccaatgcccccaatgtccccaaatccccccaatgtcccccatgtcccccaatccccccaatgtcccccacaactaccaatgtccccaatgtctccccaatgtccccccaatgcccccactgtccccattccccccaacaccccccattgtccccagtgtccccaatgtcccccttgCACCCAACACCCCCATTGCCCCCAATGTCCCGCcattgcccccagtgtccccattgtccccattgcccccaacaccccccagtgtccccattgccccggtgtccccaatgtccccattgcccccggtgtcccctgtgtccccccaatgtccccattgtccccagtgtccccaatgtccccattgtccccggtgtccccggtgtcaccTTGAGGGACTCGGGCACGCTCTGCACCAGGAAGAGCCGGGTGAGCGTCCGGGCGGGCCGCCGCCGCGTGCCGGGCCAGGATCCGCgcccagcgctgctgctgctcctcgctGAGGGACCACGGCTgcgccctggggacattggggacattggggacagcattggggacactggggacattggggacacgcgaggaagaggagggtgatGGTCAATGCATgcccagcgctgctgctgctcctcgctGAGGGACCACGGCTgcgccctggggacattggggacattggggacatggggacattggggacaggcacacgtgaagaagaggagggtgaGGGTCACTGTGTgcccagcgctgctgctgctcctcgctgaggggctctgggccctggggacattggggacatcattggggacatgactggggacatcattggggacagccACGGGGTCAGGGGAcggccctggggacagcactgggggacagaaggacagggacatggggacagggttggggacacaaggacagaagggcagagggacagcactggggacagaagGACAGTCATGGGGACAGAGGACaaacatggggacagggatggggacagggacaaggggacagggatggggacaaagcCACCAGGGGCCACCCTGATCTCTCTTGgggtggcagggaggggacactgggggtggcaggggagggacactgggggtgacacgggggggacaccccCTCAGGTGTGACTCACCTGGCCGgggtggcagggaggggacactgggggtgacatgcaggtgacactgggggtgacactgggggtgacacACCCCGTCAGGTGCAACTCACCTGTGCGGGGGGGGCTCGGCGCCCGGCGGCCGCAGCGCCCGCAGGAGCAGCCGGCGCAGGCGCAGGGGGACGGTGACGGCCAGCACGGCCAGGGCGGCGTGCGCCAGCACGGCCACGGCGCTGAGGCGCGACAGCGCGGCCAGCAGCGCCAGCGACGCCAGCAGCGCCAGCGCCGAGCGCACGGGCACgcgccacagcagcagctcccacgcTGGGGACgcgacagagaggggacacagaggggacagcggggggacacgcgtgtcacagtgaggggacagcggggggacacGCGTGTCACAacaaggggacagagaggggacacgcGTGTCACAacgaggggacagagaggggacacgcGTGTCACAGTGGGAACAGCGGGGGGACACGGGCGTCACTGCCATTGCCACTGCCACANNNNNNNNNNNNNNNNNNNNNNNNNNNNNNNNNNNNNNNNNNNNNNNNNNNNNNNNNNNNNNNNNNNNNNNNNNNNNNNNNNNNNNNNNNNNNNNNNNNNNNNNNNNNNNNNNNNNNNNNNNNNNNNNNNNNNNNNNNNNNNNNNNNNNNNNNNNNNNNNNNNNNNNNNNNNNNNNNNNNNNNNNNNNNNNNNNNNNNNNTCGAGTGGAAAAAGGGttaaagggggatttggggttactgggttatactgggagggactgggggggggaactgggataaactgggagcgctgggaattgaactgggagaggctgggaatcactgggagggcactgggagggcactgggaggaactggtgcGGAGTAgggtgaactgggagggaactgggggactgggagggactgggggggaactgggaaaGGGTTAAAGGGGGGTTCGGGattactgggttatactgggaggggctgTGGTGGACTGAggaggactgggagggactgggaaaggGTTAAAGGGGGATTcggggttactggtttgtactgggggggaactgggataaactgggagcgctgggaattGAACTGGGAGAGGCAGGGAatcactgggagggcactgggagggaactggtgcagactgggatggactggggcgGCACTGGGGAGGTGACAGTGGCAATGGCAGTGACACGCGTGTCCCCTGGCTGTCTCCCCGCTGTGACACGCGTGTCCCCCCGCTGTTCCCACTGTGACACGCGTGTCCCCTGGCTGTCTCCCCGCTGTGACGcccgtgtcccctctctgtcccctcgtTGTGACACGCgtgtccccccgctgtcccctcgctgtgacacgcgtgtcccctctctgtcccctctctgtcgcGTCCCCAgcgtgggagctgctgctgtggcgcGCGCCCGTGCGCTCGGCGCTGGCGCTGCTGGCGTCGCTGGCGCTGCTGGCCGCGCTGTCGCGCCTCAGCGCCGTGGCCGTGCTGGCGCACGCCGCCCTGGCCGTGCTGGCCGTCACCGTCCCCCTGCGCCTGCGCCGGCTGCTCCTGCGGGCGCTGCGGCCGCCGGGCGCCGAGACACCCCCGCACAGGTGAGTCGCACCTGAGGGGGTgtgtcacccccagtgtcacccccagtgtcacctgcatgtcacccccagtgtcccctccctgccacccCGGCCAGGTGAGTCGCACCTGAGggggtgtcccccccgtgtcacccccagtgtccctcccctgccacccccagtgtcccctccctgccacccCAAGAGAGATCAGGGTGGCCCCTGGTGgctttgtccccatccctgtccccttgtccctgtccccatccctgtccccatgtttGTCCTCTGTCCCCATGACTGTCcttctgtccccagtgctgtccctctgcccttctgtccttgtgtccccaaccctgtccccatgtccctgtccttctgtcccccagtgctgtccccagggccgTCCCCTGACCCCGTggctgtccccaatgatgtccccagtcatgtccccaatgatgtccccaatgtccccagggcccagagcccctcagcgaggagcagcagcagcgctgggcACACAGTGACCTtcaccctcctcttcttcacgtgtgcctgtccccaatgtccccatgtccccaatgtccccaatgtccccagggcgcAGCCGTGGTCCCTCagcgaggagcagcagcagcgctgggcATGCATTGACCatcaccctcctcttcctcgcgtgtccccaatgtccccgatgctgtccccaatgtccccagtgtccccaatgctgtccccaatgtccccaatgtccccagggcgcAGCCGTGGTCCCTCagcgaggagcagcagcagcgctgggcATGCATTGACCatcaccctcctcttcctcgcgtgtccccaatgtccccagtgtccccaatgctgtccccaatgtccccaatgtccccagggcgcAGCCGTGGTCCCTCagcgaggagcagcagcagcgctgggcATGCATTGACCatcaccctcctcttcctcgcgtgtccccaatgtccccagtgtccccgatgctgtccccaatgtccccatgtccccagggcgCAGCCGTGGTCCCTCagcgaggagcagcagcagcgctgggcGCGGATCCTGGCCCGGCACGCGGCGGCGGCCGCCCGGACGCTCACCCGGCTCTTCCTGGTGCAGAGCGTGCCCGAGTCCCTCAAGGTGacagcggggacaccggggacaatggggggtgttggggacactggggacactggggacaccggggacactgggggcaatgggggcattggggggacattgggggcaatgGGGGGTGTTGGGGGGAATGGgggcattggggggacattggggggatttggggacactggggacactgggggcaatggggacattggggggatttggggacattggggacactggggggacattgaggggcattggggacattggggggacattggggggattgggggcaatggggacattggggacactggggggacattggggggattggggacattggggacaatggggacatttaGGGCATTAGGGGGTGttgggggcatttggggcattggggacatggggggcattggggacattgaggggcattggggacattggggacattggggggacattggggacattgaggggatttggggacattggggacattggggggacattggggacattgaggggatgttggggacatggggggcattggggacattgaggggcattggggacattggggacagcgggcACCGGGCGCTGTGGGTGGCACGGGGGGGGGGTGGGTGGGTGGCACCGCCTGtgacggtgacagtgacagtgacagtgccaaCGTCACCTTGGTGGCCGCAGTTCGCCTTCCTGTTCTACCTGCTGACCTACGTGGGGGCCGCCTGCAACGGGGTGACACTGCTGGCAGCGGGTAcgagaggggacactggggacactggggggacattggggacactggggggattggggacactggggacactggggggacattggggacactgcggggacactggggacactggggacactggggggacattggggacactgcggggacactggggacactggggacactggggggacattggggacattggacacattggggacattggggacactggggggacactggggacactggggggattggggacactggggacactggggggacattggggacactgcggggacattggggacactggggggacattggggacattggggacactgggggggacattggggacaccggggacactggggggatttggacattggggacactggggacacgggggggattggggacactggggacactggggggacattggggacattggacacattggggacattggggacactggggacacgggggggattggggacactggggacactggggacactggggacattggggacactggggggacactggggacaatgggaggattggggacactggggacaatgtggacattgggggcattggggacactgcggggattggggacactgcggggacactggggggattggggacactgggacactggggggacattggggacactggggggacactggggggattggggacactggggggacattggggacactggggggacactggggacaatgaggacaatgtggacattggggacattggggggacactggggacactgggaggacactgggggcattggggacatttggggcattggggacactgggggggacattggagacattggggacacattggggatgATGAGGGGACATTGTGGACACTTGGtgacccccggtgtccccgccgtgtcccctccctgcccaggtgtCGTCAGCGCCTTCACCTTCCCCGTGCTCTACCGGCGCCACCAGGTAACGGCCACGCCCCCaggtgacacctgaggggacatcgGTGACACCCGagggtggcactgccaccacGGGGAGTGGGGGGGGGGTGTGACCATTGTGTCTGTCcctaaatgtccccaaatgtccccaactgtcccctcCAGGCCCAGATCGATCAATACCTGAGCCTGGCCcggggccacctgagccagctGCGAGCCAGGTgagtgtcaccaatgtccccaaagtgtccccaacgcccccaatgtccccaaatgtccccgatgtccccgcagGGTCCTGGCCAAGCTGCCAAGTGCCAAAGTGAAGCCGCAGTGACAccgctgtcccgctgtccccgccCCGAGGTGACAATGAGGAGGGGGGCGTGGCCACGGGGAGGAGGCCACGCCCCATTCGCGtccttttaatttaaaattaatttaatttagttttattttatttcattcttgTCCTTCCAGTTTAATAAAAACTCTTGTGACAAACCGGTGACAATGTGACAATGTtcccccccccaatgtccccaaatttcccccccccaatgtccccaaatttccccaaatttccccccaacgtccccaaattttcccaaattttccctcagaTTTCcgcccaaatgtccccaatgtcccccagtgccCCCGGCGTCCCCACttttcccaaaatgtccccaaatgtccccaaatttccGTCCCCGCCCCGCCAAAAGCGCGCGAACGCGGCGCCTcaagccccgccccctcccgctctggccccgccccgcccctatCCTGATTGGTCACCGCTCCGGCCCAGGCCCCGCCCCCGTTGCCATGGCCGCGGCCGTTGCCGCGCGACGTAAACACGGGACGCCGGACGTGTTGACGTCACCGGCGGGGAACGCCGTAACCGGGGAGACCCG is a genomic window containing:
- the LOC134433756 gene encoding proline-rich protein HaeIII subfamily 1-like, whose product is MSPCPQGAAVVPQRGAAAALGADPGPARGGGRPDAHPALPGAERARVPQVRLPVLPADLRGGRLQRGDTAGSGCRQRLHLPRALPAPPGPDRSIPEPGPGPPEPAASQGPGQAAKCQSEAAVTPLSRCPRPEVTMRRGAWPRGGGHAPFASF